In Cytobacillus oceanisediminis, the following proteins share a genomic window:
- a CDS encoding AzlC family ABC transporter permease, with amino-acid sequence MAELAVGKPSGEYKKGVQSGISIAIGYAPIALTFGLLAKTTGLSIGETALMSLLVFAGAAQYISLSLLSLGTGIFEIVLTTFIVNIRHFLMSTSLNEKWDDEQAANKVILSFGITDETFSVAAVREEKVTSGYMLGLISVSYASWVICSGLGHLIGASLPQTLQESMSVALYAMFVGLLVPSMKKSAKVVFLAILAACFNTIFTLTNTLSTGWAIVLSTLLSAVIVEWIESVKNRHRGQGHE; translated from the coding sequence ATGGCAGAACTTGCAGTCGGCAAACCTTCCGGGGAATATAAGAAAGGGGTGCAGTCGGGTATCAGCATCGCGATAGGATATGCACCCATCGCTTTAACATTTGGGCTGCTTGCCAAAACAACTGGTCTTTCAATTGGTGAAACAGCTTTAATGAGTTTGCTTGTATTTGCCGGGGCAGCACAGTACATATCCCTGAGCCTTCTTTCATTGGGAACGGGCATATTTGAAATTGTTTTGACAACTTTTATCGTGAATATCAGGCACTTCTTAATGTCAACCTCTCTTAATGAAAAGTGGGATGATGAACAGGCTGCTAACAAGGTAATTTTATCATTTGGGATTACGGACGAAACTTTCTCAGTTGCAGCAGTACGTGAAGAAAAGGTAACAAGCGGTTATATGCTTGGGCTTATCTCGGTATCCTATGCAAGCTGGGTCATTTGCTCGGGGCTTGGGCACCTTATTGGTGCGAGCCTTCCGCAAACCTTGCAGGAAAGCATGTCTGTTGCTCTTTATGCCATGTTTGTCGGCCTTCTCGTTCCGTCGATGAAAAAGAGTGCAAAAGTTGTATTTCTTGCGATACTTGCAGCGTGTTTTAACACAATTTTCACTTTGACTAATACGCTATCGACAGGCTGGGCAATTGTACTGTCTACGCTTTTATCGGCTGTAATAGTAGAATGGATTGAAAGTGTAAAAAACAGGCACAGGGGGCAGGGGCATGAGTAG
- a CDS encoding AzlD domain-containing protein → MSSHIVWMIVGMAAVTYIPRLLPFMLFKGKELPGFVQGILKNVPYATLGALIFPGILFINEDIWFGLLGAAAAFLAAFLGANVIIVVLGSIAVLSVYSFLF, encoded by the coding sequence ATGAGTAGCCATATCGTGTGGATGATTGTTGGGATGGCAGCAGTTACTTATATCCCAAGGCTGCTGCCTTTTATGCTTTTTAAGGGGAAGGAGCTTCCCGGGTTTGTTCAGGGGATATTAAAGAATGTGCCGTATGCGACATTAGGGGCACTCATTTTTCCAGGCATTCTGTTTATAAATGAAGATATTTGGTTTGGGCTGCTCGGGGCAGCCGCTGCTTTTCTCGCAGCCTTTTTAGGTGCAAATGTGATTATTGTTGTATTAGGATCGATTGCTGTGTTATCTGTATATTCTTTCTTGTTTTAG
- a CDS encoding M48 family metallopeptidase, which yields MARKLGFYGALAFFVYGLFFYWYLFYFADSSLPFEYEGSRADPETFLNGRELMLSEEYSKIRNLLFFISTPFEWIFYLFILLFGLSKAFKKWAEQTAPYKFLQTAIYLIWLSFFAFMATMPLSYISFSLSKTYNISTQSFSGWMKDELIDFWVNYGMMVLIVSVLYWLINKSRKRWWLYAWLLSVPFTLFMMFLQPVVIDPLYNDFYPLKNKELETKILDLASQAKIPAEHVFEVDMAEKTNALNAYVTGIGSNSRIVLWDTTLNKLTEDQILFIMAHEMAHYVEKHIYIGIGGYLLLSLLGLYLTAKLMEKAVDKWGRALKIPAVNDIRSLPLFLMILSMLLFISSPLSNLVSRYQETRADHYAIEMTKDSKAAIGTFQELTRAGLSQVNPPLLVKIFRYGHPTMLERISMLEEFEVEQRQKEREQAAD from the coding sequence ATGGCGCGGAAATTAGGCTTTTACGGGGCGCTGGCCTTTTTCGTATACGGTTTATTTTTTTATTGGTATTTATTCTATTTTGCTGACAGCAGTCTGCCGTTTGAGTATGAAGGCTCACGTGCAGATCCGGAAACTTTCCTGAACGGCAGGGAACTGATGCTCAGTGAGGAATATTCTAAAATAAGAAACCTGCTGTTTTTTATTTCTACACCTTTTGAATGGATTTTCTATTTATTCATTCTTTTATTTGGTTTATCGAAGGCTTTTAAGAAGTGGGCTGAGCAGACTGCGCCTTATAAATTCCTGCAAACGGCGATCTATTTGATTTGGCTTTCTTTTTTCGCGTTTATGGCCACGATGCCATTAAGCTATATCAGCTTTTCACTTTCAAAAACGTATAATATCTCAACTCAGAGCTTCAGCGGATGGATGAAGGATGAGCTCATTGATTTTTGGGTTAATTATGGAATGATGGTTCTAATTGTGTCTGTACTGTACTGGCTGATTAATAAGAGCAGGAAGAGATGGTGGCTTTATGCCTGGCTATTGTCTGTTCCATTTACCTTATTTATGATGTTCCTGCAGCCGGTTGTCATTGACCCTCTGTATAATGATTTCTATCCTTTGAAAAACAAGGAACTTGAAACAAAAATTCTTGATTTGGCCAGTCAGGCTAAAATACCGGCGGAACATGTCTTTGAAGTCGATATGGCAGAGAAAACAAATGCGCTGAATGCATATGTGACAGGTATCGGATCAAATTCAAGAATTGTTCTATGGGATACAACACTGAATAAATTAACTGAAGATCAGATCCTTTTTATTATGGCACATGAAATGGCCCACTACGTGGAAAAGCATATATACATCGGAATTGGCGGTTACTTGCTGCTTTCCCTGCTGGGACTTTATTTGACAGCCAAATTAATGGAGAAAGCAGTCGATAAATGGGGAAGGGCGCTAAAAATTCCTGCGGTAAATGATATTCGGTCCCTGCCGCTGTTTTTGATGATTCTTTCGATGCTGCTCTTTATTTCAAGCCCTTTATCCAATCTTGTTTCACGGTATCAGGAAACAAGGGCAGACCATTATGCCATCGAAATGACGAAGGACTCAAAAGCAGCAATAGGAACATTTCAGGAGCTGACACGTGCCGGTTTAAGCCAGGTTAATCCGCCGCTTCTCGTAAAAATATTCCGGTATGGACATCCAACCATGCTGGAGCGTATTTCCATGCTTGAAGAATTTGAAGTGGAACAGAGGCAAAAAGAACGGGAGCAGGCGGCAGACTGA
- a CDS encoding Type 1 glutamine amidotransferase-like domain-containing protein — protein MESRHLFLMGGSPPFGQRLGKKFTELASGAAGKIAILFLEREGWEGYMNKYTAGLTQNGARNFCYLPLSPAPSESFLQELASCSGIIIGGGETEKYRSFIVDTEVGEYIGKMYMNGIPVAGFSAGALIIPEHCIIPPIDTPGKQHLFLNGIGLIRDCVISVHFTKWNGGENLKKAAGKTNVTTGYGIDDDAGIYFYNEIQTDIEGRIHIYKNET, from the coding sequence ATGGAAAGCAGGCATTTATTTTTAATGGGCGGAAGCCCTCCATTCGGGCAAAGGCTTGGAAAAAAGTTTACAGAGCTGGCTTCCGGAGCGGCTGGCAAAATAGCTATCCTCTTTTTGGAAAGGGAAGGCTGGGAAGGCTATATGAATAAGTATACTGCTGGCTTAACTCAAAATGGCGCAAGGAATTTCTGTTATCTGCCGCTTTCCCCTGCACCATCAGAATCTTTTCTTCAAGAATTGGCGTCCTGTTCCGGCATCATCATTGGAGGCGGTGAAACGGAAAAATACAGAAGTTTTATTGTGGATACTGAAGTGGGAGAATACATTGGCAAAATGTACATGAACGGTATTCCTGTAGCAGGCTTTTCGGCAGGTGCCCTAATCATCCCAGAGCATTGCATAATTCCCCCTATTGATACACCCGGAAAACAGCATCTCTTTCTGAATGGCATCGGGTTAATCAGGGATTGTGTCATAAGTGTCCATTTCACTAAATGGAATGGAGGGGAAAATTTAAAGAAGGCAGCCGGGAAAACCAATGTCACGACTGGTTATGGAATTGATGATGATGCAGGCATTTATTTTTATAATGAAATACAGACTGATATTGAAGGCCGCATACATATTTATAAGAATGAAACGTAA
- a CDS encoding IDEAL domain-containing protein, whose protein sequence is MKEKSYTELMKTSGMKRKNHKDSFVLDLYIDMLVSEILLNTEKEKLMKKIDAAIDEGNKPSFMHLSKQYKELSKRFGT, encoded by the coding sequence ATGAAGGAAAAATCATACACCGAATTAATGAAAACCAGTGGGATGAAGCGGAAAAATCATAAGGATTCTTTTGTTCTTGACCTTTATATTGATATGCTTGTTTCCGAGATTCTGCTGAATACAGAAAAAGAAAAGCTGATGAAAAAAATAGACGCAGCAATTGATGAAGGAAATAAACCGTCATTTATGCATTTATCGAAGCAGTACAAAGAACTTTCCAAACGTTTTGGCACTTAG
- a CDS encoding competence protein ComK: MNHKTQMIEEYEVNPNTMIIKPLSYGLKVYSQIWELDDEVTSPFKPVDIIKSSCRYFGSSYEGRKEGTRQLTGITHKAPITIDPTNFIYFFPTASPNNPECIWIALDHINYFKRAENAHTQVVFKNKQSFIIPVSYTTLNNQVLRTALLKTTLIRRIEDSERKALYFVNGSKIMNASERTGAYQ; this comes from the coding sequence ATGAACCATAAAACCCAAATGATCGAAGAGTATGAAGTCAATCCAAATACAATGATTATCAAACCCCTTTCTTATGGGCTAAAAGTTTATTCGCAAATCTGGGAGCTTGATGATGAGGTGACTTCCCCTTTTAAGCCGGTCGATATAATTAAAAGCAGCTGCAGATATTTTGGATCAAGCTATGAAGGCAGAAAAGAGGGTACACGCCAATTAACCGGCATTACCCATAAAGCTCCGATAACGATCGACCCCACAAATTTCATTTATTTTTTCCCGACGGCCTCTCCAAACAATCCTGAATGCATCTGGATTGCATTGGATCACATCAATTATTTCAAGCGAGCGGAAAACGCACATACTCAAGTGGTTTTCAAGAATAAGCAAAGCTTCATCATTCCAGTATCTTATACTACTCTTAATAATCAGGTGCTCAGAACAGCTTTACTAAAAACGACATTGATAAGAAGGATAGAAGATTCAGAGAGAAAAGCACTGTACTTTGTGAATGGTTCCAAAATAATGAATGCTTCGGAGAGAACTGGAGCCTACCAATAG